In the genome of Neochlamydia sp. AcF84, the window AGCTCCGATACATGTAAATAGCTTTCAAGCATTACATCTAAAACCTCAAAGATTATTCCAAAATTTTTTATACGGGTGACCACAGCTTCATACTGTTGGTAGGGCTCTATTTGCTGGCGGGAATATAGCAAGCGCAATTTCTTGAGAGTTTTTACACTAGCTTCTGCTCGAGCACTTTGTCTTTCTTTTTCTGAGCAATTATTAGCTACAATTTCTAAAGCTTCATAAGCTTCTTCTTCATGGAAAAGCGAGCGATGAATCACTAAGTCAATATAACGGCGTATAGGGCTTGTAAAATGACAATAATGAGTTAAGCCTAAACCAAAGTGACCTATATTGTTCGGTGAATAAATAGCTAAACGCATGCGGCGTATATAACTTGTAGCTAGATACTGTCCATAGGAAGAATTCATAGCTTCTTCAAAAAGCTTTTGAATTTCTGCATTACTAGGCGTATCAGATAAATTATAGCCAAAAGCTCTAGCTAACGCGGCAAATTCTTTCATACTTTCTTCAGCAGGCTCATCGTGAACGCGGTAGGTCAAATTTTTACCTATCGCTGTCAAATGCCTGGCGACTGTTTCATTGGCTTTCAGCATAAATTCTTCCACCAATTGATGGGTTATATCATAGGTAATATAATCTGTACCCTGAGGCATACCTTTTTCATCCACTAAAATGACCAGCTCTGGCAAAGCAAATTCAATACTTCCTCTCTCAAAGCGTTTTTTCTTCAATAAGCTGCATAACTCCACCATAAGATGGAGAGTAGGAGCGTGGGGAGAAAGCTTTTTACCTTCTAAAATTTGCTTAGCTTCTTTGTAGGTAAAACGTTTCTTGCTTTTGATTACACTGCGGGTAATGCGATAGTCAATTTCGTTCCCATTACGATCAAAAGTAATTAAAACAGAAACGGTCAGTCTATTTACTTGAGGTTTAAGGCTGCATAAATTATCAGATAAGATGGAAGGAAGCATGGGAAGACAGGTTCCGGGAAAATAAGTAGAGTTGCACCGCATAGCAGCCTCTCTATCTAAAGCTGTCCCAGGCGTCACGTAATAAGATACATCTGCAATATGAACTCCTAGATGATAATGCCCCTGCTGATCTTTGGAAAGGTGGATGGCATCATCAAAATCTTTAGCCGTATCGGGGTCAATAGTAAAGCATTCAATCTTACGAAAATCCTCTCTTCCTTGAAGATCTTTGGCAGAAACTCGCGTCCCTATTTTTTTCGCCTCATCTATAGTCTGTGCAGAAAAATCAGAGCGTAAGCCGAACTCTTCGATTGCTGCTTTAACATCACAAGAAGGATCAGAGATATGTCCAAGGTAGTGAGAATATTTACAATATGTTTCCGTATCTTTGCTGCCCCAGTCTGTGACTTGCATAACTATTCTATCGCCTTCCTGAAGGCTCCTTTCTTTTGAAGGCTCAACAATCACTCTTTGAGAGAGGCCTAGTAGAGGAACATAAGCTAGAATTTCACCATACCGATCTACTTTTCTTATTATTCCGGCTACATGAGTGCGTGCTCGTTCTAGAATGGCTATAACTTTACCTTCAGGTCCTTTTTCTTTAAAAGGGGGATCTTCCACACGTACTTCAACTATATCTCCATCTACCGCATTCTGAATTAAATGCTTGGGAATAAAGATGTCCTCCGAATAAATGGATGGATTTTCAACTTTTAGAAATCCAAATCCTCTTGGATGGACGCTTAAAGTGCCTTTAACAATTTCGGTTGTCGAGCTTTTCAGGGCGTAACGTTTATGCTCTAGGCTAGCTAAGCCTGATTGATGCAAATGGGTGAGGACTCTGCCGAAAATTTCGCGATACTGCTCGGGCAGATGCAACCGTTCAAAAAGCTCGGATTCATTCATAGCTAAGTACCCTTTACCAGCCATAAATTCTTGAGTAATTTTTAGCAAGTTTTCATACAGACGATCTTCTTTACTTCTTTGGATGGAGCCGAGCTCCTTTTTTTTTGACTTTTTGTTGTTCTTTCGCATAAAGTTCTAACGGTTCTTTCTCATAAATTTATACGTATACTACTTTGGATAAAAGAATGAAATATGATCATAAAAAAATTGAAGCAAAATGGCAAAAATTTTGGTCTGATAATAAAACTTTTAAAGCAGAAATTGATCCCTCTAAGCCTAAGTATTATATTTTAGACATGTTTCCTTATCCTTCGGGAGCAGGTTTACATGTAGGACATCTTATAGGATACACAGCTACAGATATTTTGGCACGCTATAAAAGGCAAAAGGGCTATAATGTACTACACCCTATGGGGTGGGACAGTTTTGGATTGCCTGCAGAGCAATATGCTATACGTACTGGCACACATCCAGCCGAAACCACAAAATATAATGTGCTTAATTTTAAGCGCCAGCTTTCGCGTGTAGGTTATTCCTACGATTGGGATCGGGAAATTTCTACTAGCGATCCATCTTATTTTAAATGGACGCAATGGATTTTCACCCTTTTATATGAAAGAGGATTAGCTTACGAAGCAGAGATGATGGTGAACTATTGCCCTGCCTTAGGAACAGTGCTAGCAAATGAAGAGATTGAAAATGGCTTTAGTAAAGAAGGAGGTCATCCTGTTGAGCGCAGGCCCTTACGCCAATGGATACTAAAAATCACTGCCTATGCTGAACGCTTAATTAAAGACTTAGAATTAGTGGATTGGCCAGAAAGCTTAAAAAAATTACAAATTAATTGGATCGGAAAAAGTGAGGGGGCTTCTATACGCTTTCCGATAAAAAATAGCGATTGTTGCCTAGAAGTTTATACTACACGTCCTGAGACACTTTTTGGCGTAACTTATCTGGTTTTAGCTCCTGAGCATCCTTTGGTTTCAAAGATTACTTCAAAAACTCAGCAAGCTTGCACAGCAGAGTATCAAAAAACAGCAGCTTCTAAAACAGATTTGGAAAGAACAGATCTAAATAAGAATAAAAGTGGCGTTTTTACAGGTGCTTATGCCATTAACCCTGCCAATGGCAAAGACATTCCGGTATGGATTTCGGATTATGTTATCCCGGGGTATGGTACCGGCGCTATTATGTCTGTTCCTGCCCATGACGAGCGCGATTTTGAATTTGCTAAAAAATTTGATCTTCCACTGGTATATGTCTACAACGTTCATCCAGAAGATTCGATGGCCTATCAAGCTGTAACGGAGGAGAGCGTATGTATTCATAGTGAAAATGAGGAAATTTCCTTAAATGGCTTGAAGCAAGCTGAGGCCACAAAAAAGATCATGGAGTGGCTAGAAAGAAAAGGGATAGGTAAAAGTACGGTTACTTATAAATTGCGCGACTGGCTATTTTCGCGCCAAAGGTATTGGGGCGAACCTTTTCCTATTTTGCATTTTGAAGATGGGACAAAGCGTGTCCTGGAAATAGACGAGCTTCCTTTAACGTTGCCAGCCGTGTCTAACTATAAACCCTTAGGCGATGGCCAAAGCCCCTTAGGTAAAGTAGAAGACTGGATAAATATCCATGATAATAAAACAGGTAAAAAGGCTCGACGAGAGACAAATACAATGCCTAATTGGGCAGGATCTTGTTGGTATTATCTACGATTTTGTGATCCGCATAATGATCAACAAGCCTGGGGCCAAGAAGCAGAAAAATATTGGGGTCCTGTGGATATGTATGTAGGAGGAGTAGAGCATGCTGTCTTGCATCTTTTGTATGCTCGTTTTTGGCATAAAGTACTTTTCGATTGCGGATATGTCAGCTTTTGTGAGCCTTTTAAGGCTTTGCGCAATCAAGGTTTAATGGTAGCACGTTCCTATCAAAATAGTTTAGGAACTTATGTCGCACCTGAAGAGGTGATCGAAAGAGAAGGCCATTACTTTCATCGGCAATCAGGGGAAGAGCTTAAAAGCCAGATTGATAAGATGTCTAAATCTAAGCTTAATGGTGTCTCACCGGATGACGTGATTGAGGAATATGGTACCGATGCATTGCGATTATATGAAATGTTTTTAGGGCCCTTAGATAAAGAGAAGGTATGGAGTTCAGAAGCGGTGAGCGGTTGCCGACGTTTTCTTGTTCGTTTTTATGAAATGGCTACCTCAGATAAGCTAGCCTATGAAGATTCCGAAGAAGCTTTTAAATTAGGCCATCGCCTAGTGCATGGAGTAGAAAAGGATATTGAAGCTTTACAATTCAATACCGCTATTGCCAAAATGATGGAATTTATAAATGACTTTACAAAATTGCCTTTATATCCTCGCTCAGTCGTTAAGATGGCCACGCAAGCTTTAATGCCGTTTGCTCCTCATCTTGCAGAGGAAATTTGGGAGTTACTAGATTGTAAAGAAGCTCTATCTTTTGCCCCGTTTCCCCAAATTAATGAAAATTATTTAGTGGATTCGCATGTTACTTACATCGTTCAAATTAATGGTAAGCTTAGGGCTAGATTAACGCTACCTATTGATATATCCCAAGAAGCAATCCTTGAGGCCGCGGAAAAAAATCCTTTGGTTACTAAATATTTAGAAGGTCAAACTGTACAAAAGATTGTTTTTGTGCCTAATAAATTGTTAAACATTGTGATAGGTTGAAAATTTAAAGGCTTATTGGGTGTCTATCTAAATAGGTGAGTTTAAAAAAGTTAAGTTTTCTTGTATATAAAATAGCTATCTTTCATGGATAGGTAAATAGGGGAGGATTTAAAATTAAAGAGTTTCGACCATGGCCTAAGCCTTTAAGAGGGTAGGAGATGTGTAAGCATTCCGCCTATCTTATAGGCTAGGCTTATTTTTTTGATTTTAAAGGCAAAGCCTTAAATCTGTTAAGTTTTTATTAAAAGCATTGTTTCATTTTTTATTTGATATCTTTTATTTCAATTATTTTATTGGCCATATTATTATAATTTTATCGTTGTAATGCAGGTCCTATATTTTGCAGCAGCTCTTTAATCCCTGCTATATTTAATAACAGCGATCTTTTTAAGAAGCAAGCTAGCTTCCCATGAATGAAACCTTTTTTAGATGATATATTTATAATTTTTAAGAAAGTAATACGCTTTGAAAAAACCAAGTCTGCATACCTAATCCTTTAAAAATTGCCTCTTTATTTACTGAATGCAATTTTATAAAGCATGAGATTACATAAAAAGTAGCTTGAGAAGTAGTTTGAAAGTATATAATTAAATTTTTACAAATACCTTTTCTTCTCATTCTCAGTTTAGTTAAATCAC includes:
- the rnr gene encoding ribonuclease R, whose translation is MRKNNKKSKKKELGSIQRSKEDRLYENLLKITQEFMAGKGYLAMNESELFERLHLPEQYREIFGRVLTHLHQSGLASLEHKRYALKSSTTEIVKGTLSVHPRGFGFLKVENPSIYSEDIFIPKHLIQNAVDGDIVEVRVEDPPFKEKGPEGKVIAILERARTHVAGIIRKVDRYGEILAYVPLLGLSQRVIVEPSKERSLQEGDRIVMQVTDWGSKDTETYCKYSHYLGHISDPSCDVKAAIEEFGLRSDFSAQTIDEAKKIGTRVSAKDLQGREDFRKIECFTIDPDTAKDFDDAIHLSKDQQGHYHLGVHIADVSYYVTPGTALDREAAMRCNSTYFPGTCLPMLPSILSDNLCSLKPQVNRLTVSVLITFDRNGNEIDYRITRSVIKSKKRFTYKEAKQILEGKKLSPHAPTLHLMVELCSLLKKKRFERGSIEFALPELVILVDEKGMPQGTDYITYDITHQLVEEFMLKANETVARHLTAIGKNLTYRVHDEPAEESMKEFAALARAFGYNLSDTPSNAEIQKLFEEAMNSSYGQYLATSYIRRMRLAIYSPNNIGHFGLGLTHYCHFTSPIRRYIDLVIHRSLFHEEEAYEALEIVANNCSEKERQSARAEASVKTLKKLRLLYSRQQIEPYQQYEAVVTRIKNFGIIFEVLDVMLESYLHVSELDGDYYIYDEGNLALKGRHTHKTFVAGDKITIMLKKVDFITLECSWTLIPEVKSTLLKSNKMRKPLPSRPVSKPRLKDFLYTAAKRKSSKKFPRKKKSKK
- the leuS gene encoding leucine--tRNA ligase — translated: MKYDHKKIEAKWQKFWSDNKTFKAEIDPSKPKYYILDMFPYPSGAGLHVGHLIGYTATDILARYKRQKGYNVLHPMGWDSFGLPAEQYAIRTGTHPAETTKYNVLNFKRQLSRVGYSYDWDREISTSDPSYFKWTQWIFTLLYERGLAYEAEMMVNYCPALGTVLANEEIENGFSKEGGHPVERRPLRQWILKITAYAERLIKDLELVDWPESLKKLQINWIGKSEGASIRFPIKNSDCCLEVYTTRPETLFGVTYLVLAPEHPLVSKITSKTQQACTAEYQKTAASKTDLERTDLNKNKSGVFTGAYAINPANGKDIPVWISDYVIPGYGTGAIMSVPAHDERDFEFAKKFDLPLVYVYNVHPEDSMAYQAVTEESVCIHSENEEISLNGLKQAEATKKIMEWLERKGIGKSTVTYKLRDWLFSRQRYWGEPFPILHFEDGTKRVLEIDELPLTLPAVSNYKPLGDGQSPLGKVEDWINIHDNKTGKKARRETNTMPNWAGSCWYYLRFCDPHNDQQAWGQEAEKYWGPVDMYVGGVEHAVLHLLYARFWHKVLFDCGYVSFCEPFKALRNQGLMVARSYQNSLGTYVAPEEVIEREGHYFHRQSGEELKSQIDKMSKSKLNGVSPDDVIEEYGTDALRLYEMFLGPLDKEKVWSSEAVSGCRRFLVRFYEMATSDKLAYEDSEEAFKLGHRLVHGVEKDIEALQFNTAIAKMMEFINDFTKLPLYPRSVVKMATQALMPFAPHLAEEIWELLDCKEALSFAPFPQINENYLVDSHVTYIVQINGKLRARLTLPIDISQEAILEAAEKNPLVTKYLEGQTVQKIVFVPNKLLNIVIG